A genomic region of Penaeus monodon isolate SGIC_2016 unplaced genomic scaffold, NSTDA_Pmon_1 PmonScaffold_1676, whole genome shotgun sequence contains the following coding sequences:
- the LOC119569584 gene encoding uncharacterized protein LOC119569584 produces the protein MALIPALSQALYKRSIRPVLVYYVPSDGVGRAPRRTKSWRMLPCLPLLLLVTLAASNVMKSPEDLEREMFPPVNPNCTQSLTDYILLRQEIQLSKMAAAEEARTQLMRENLQVLTQVRDTLSQVSETLTQRSQVNGKSLVETRKYLLFLCVY, from the exons ATGGCACTGATCCCGGCCCTCTCCCAGGCCCTATATAAACGGAGCATAAGACCCGTTTTAGTTTATTACGTCCCATCCGACGGCGTAGGCAGAGCTCCCCGAAGAACGAAATCTTGGAG GATGTTGCCGTGTCTGCCTTTGCTCCTGCTGGTCACCCTGGCGGCGAGCAACGTTATGAAGAGCCCGGAGGACCTAGAGAGGGAGATGTTTCCTCCGGTTAACCCAAATTGTACTCAG agtcTTACAGACTACATTCTGTTGAGACAAGAGATTCAGCTATCCAAGATGGCCGCCGCTGAGGAGGCTAGGACTCAGCTGATGAGGGAGAACTTGCAGGTGCTAACACAGGTCAGAGACACCTTGTCCCAGGTCAGCGAGACTTTGACTCAGCGCAGCCAGGTCAATGGAAAGTCCCTTGTAGAAACTCGTAAatatcttttgtttctttgcgtttactaa